In Persicimonas caeni, a single window of DNA contains:
- a CDS encoding BrnA antitoxin family protein, which produces MSSGNESNPPEEYREVPEDRETLGRGPDALRKRLQQAAKRKQQLTIRLDADIVERFKQLAGPDGSYQTLINRALHEWLEAQSVGGLLRTELEELRALVQALKPEGDSPVPPA; this is translated from the coding sequence ATGAGTTCAGGAAATGAGTCGAACCCGCCCGAAGAGTATCGCGAGGTTCCCGAGGATCGCGAGACGCTCGGTCGAGGACCCGACGCGCTGCGCAAGCGGCTCCAGCAGGCTGCGAAACGCAAGCAGCAACTCACTATCCGGCTCGATGCCGACATCGTCGAGCGTTTCAAGCAGTTGGCAGGGCCGGACGGAAGCTATCAAACCCTCATCAACCGCGCGCTACATGAGTGGCTAGAGGCCCAGAGCGTCGGTGGTCTTCTGCGCACCGAACTTGAGGAACTCCGTGCGCTGGTGCAGGCGCTAAAGCCCGAGGGAGATAGCCCCGTTCCTCCAGCGTGA
- a CDS encoding DUF3800 domain-containing protein, with the protein MPRKMAIFCDETGTHNCAYFGWGSIWCPLDRVDALERAVDRICRAEGCRRELKWSMSHALAARQRALRWFFETPWVCFQSLWVKKSKMRIFRGRSSAALAYRKLLCTMLTTCMERFDALPGGPRDFEVVVDQVGETTRTLTRREFRILTAAAKKRGETRRNPVADFRRVDSRSTRGIQLADLLAGAIRAGWEGRPGGAKRKVYRTVARHLGWKDLRATTAPNLKFNIWLHWDSIDASPHLKTRRPKLRVGRGDPQRLFDRLGRA; encoded by the coding sequence ATGCCTCGCAAGATGGCCATCTTTTGCGACGAGACGGGCACGCACAATTGCGCCTACTTCGGGTGGGGCTCGATCTGGTGCCCCTTGGACCGGGTCGACGCCCTCGAGCGGGCGGTCGACCGCATCTGCCGGGCCGAGGGGTGTCGCCGCGAGCTCAAGTGGAGCATGAGCCACGCGCTCGCCGCGCGCCAACGGGCGCTGCGCTGGTTCTTCGAGACGCCCTGGGTCTGCTTCCAGTCGCTGTGGGTCAAGAAGAGCAAGATGCGCATCTTCCGGGGCCGCTCGTCCGCAGCGCTGGCCTACCGCAAGCTGTTGTGCACGATGCTCACCACCTGCATGGAGCGCTTCGACGCGCTGCCGGGCGGCCCGCGCGACTTCGAGGTGGTCGTCGACCAGGTCGGCGAGACCACGCGCACGCTGACCCGCCGCGAGTTTCGCATCCTGACCGCCGCGGCCAAAAAGCGCGGCGAGACCCGCCGCAACCCGGTGGCCGACTTCCGCCGCGTCGACAGCCGCTCGACGCGCGGCATCCAACTCGCCGACCTCCTCGCCGGGGCCATCCGCGCCGGCTGGGAGGGCCGGCCCGGCGGCGCCAAACGCAAGGTCTACCGCACCGTCGCCCGCCACCTGGGCTGGAAGGACCTGCGCGCGACGACCGCCCCCAACCTCAAGTTCAACATCTGGCTGCACTGGGACTCCATCGACGCCTCCCCGCACCTGAAGACGCGCCGACCCAAGCTGCGCGTCGGGCGCGGCGACCCGCAGCGCCTCTTCGACCGACTGGGTCGCGCCTGA
- a CDS encoding S41 family peptidase produces MIGVGCTSTKPASKPPAEPAAERAVEESSQQLAVVAPEATLTAEQLDRDVQVVLRTMREAYGPRAVFVTPAAWTSFERELRKTGEQEHTPRTLCDALGSVLTKLVRPELFASLGKAQRCRARRATSGGLPYEGSSSGDNVAAGAPQLFAVQQPNSDVGVIGVRYFKEPGAKDWKGVDAALERVLESPGVIVDLRGSRGSDPRAIWPLVEQLTGHDRLQPLRQVVRADADIVDALREAYRAQHSERTERSAKVWEGLTAGNQKSTRSAASSGPVARVRVLIDRDCEEACELVARTLETYADAKVLGTVSSQGRLAVGEPGLLTLPHSRVEVTIPTAAYLLDKKIAATTGERGAWYQRKGRGRQYSDWLPRQVEVLRDRFALDETLDRWDDAEPKKCASHRAVQSPKELSTAARERLGNYSPLLWKRRAHISASLHLDMERALAFVNACPGLEATAVMSQDDGRIAVILVKADSFSALSRLVQSEAVEQVSIKLPRQPDKPNRR; encoded by the coding sequence GTGATCGGCGTCGGATGCACCAGCACCAAGCCGGCTTCGAAGCCACCCGCTGAGCCTGCAGCAGAACGCGCGGTGGAGGAGAGCTCGCAGCAGTTGGCCGTCGTCGCCCCCGAGGCGACGCTTACTGCCGAGCAACTCGATCGTGATGTCCAGGTGGTGTTGCGCACGATGCGCGAGGCGTATGGGCCGCGCGCTGTTTTCGTGACACCGGCCGCATGGACGAGCTTCGAGAGGGAGCTGCGTAAGACTGGAGAGCAAGAGCACACCCCCCGGACTCTGTGCGATGCGTTGGGTAGCGTGCTGACGAAGCTGGTTCGCCCCGAGTTATTCGCGTCGTTGGGAAAGGCGCAGCGGTGTCGCGCTCGCCGGGCCACCTCGGGAGGATTACCCTACGAGGGGTCTTCCAGCGGAGACAACGTCGCCGCGGGTGCCCCGCAACTCTTTGCAGTCCAGCAGCCAAACTCCGATGTCGGCGTCATCGGTGTCCGGTACTTCAAAGAGCCCGGTGCGAAGGATTGGAAGGGCGTCGATGCCGCGCTCGAGCGCGTGTTGGAATCGCCGGGCGTCATTGTCGACCTTCGCGGCAGTCGTGGCAGCGACCCGCGCGCGATCTGGCCACTGGTGGAACAACTCACGGGCCATGATCGACTGCAGCCACTTCGCCAAGTGGTGCGCGCCGATGCCGACATTGTCGACGCGTTGCGAGAGGCTTATCGAGCGCAGCACAGCGAGCGAACCGAACGATCCGCGAAGGTGTGGGAGGGGCTGACTGCCGGCAACCAGAAGTCGACTCGAAGCGCGGCCTCCTCAGGACCTGTCGCACGCGTCCGGGTGCTGATCGACCGCGATTGTGAAGAAGCCTGCGAGTTGGTGGCGCGCACCCTCGAGACATACGCCGACGCGAAGGTCCTCGGGACCGTGAGCAGCCAAGGGCGCCTGGCGGTCGGTGAGCCTGGTCTGCTGACACTGCCGCACTCCAGAGTCGAGGTGACGATTCCGACGGCGGCGTACCTGCTCGATAAAAAGATCGCCGCCACGACCGGTGAACGCGGCGCTTGGTACCAGCGCAAGGGGCGTGGGCGCCAATACTCCGATTGGTTGCCACGGCAAGTCGAGGTGCTTCGCGATCGCTTCGCCCTCGATGAGACACTCGACCGATGGGACGATGCCGAGCCTAAAAAGTGCGCGTCCCATCGAGCAGTTCAAAGTCCAAAGGAACTCTCGACGGCGGCACGCGAGCGGCTGGGCAACTACTCCCCACTGTTGTGGAAGCGGCGAGCTCATATCTCGGCGAGCCTCCACCTCGACATGGAGCGTGCGCTGGCTTTCGTCAACGCCTGCCCCGGGCTCGAAGCGACTGCGGTCATGAGTCAGGACGACGGGCGCATCGCAGTGATTCTCGTCAAGGCGGACTCCTTCTCCGCGTTGTCCCGGCTGGTGCAAAGCGAAGCCGTCGAGCAAGTCAGCATCAAATTGCCGCGGCAGCCCGACAAGCCGAACCGCCGCTAA